tttttatttacttttctgctctttttcacaccagtatctctacttgcacatcatcatctgctgatTTTTCACtcaattactttgctactatggcctatttattgcctacctcctcatgccatttgcacacactgtatatagactttctattttctattgtgtCATTGACTGTACACTtctttactccatgtgtaactctgtgtggttgtttgtgttgcactgctttgctttatcttggccaggtcgcagttgtaaatgagaacttgttctccactagtctacctggttaaataaaggtgaagaaaaatgcaaaaacaaaacatcttgcagtctctctcctccctcccctgctctctcacacacactctttctctctaacaCAAAAAAAGATGTGTCACTCTCAGGCAATGGGGCATTCCTATCTCCAGTATCTATTGACTCCTGCCAGACAACCAGAGCTAAGGCATGACCTCAGGGGTTTTCAGTTTCAATCTGACCAAGATCAAAATTAACCAGTGTGTTTAGGTTCCCCATTTTCAGATTTAGTTGCTTGTTGCTTTTGGATGAAATCTTACACTCACAAAATATAAAGTTGATTAATTTCTCTGAAGCCAAGATCTATTTGTAATTGTAATAGTATGGTTCAAAATGTGTAGACTATTGAGAGGGTTAAGGGGTTTGCTGTGAGTGGAGTGCAATTTAGGACTGTAGTTTCCTTAAATGTTTGTTACAAATACTTTGGTTGCGTCGCCCAGCTTAGATATCGTAgtcatcaaccaatggttgcatgCCACGTCCCCGACGGTGCCATCGGGCACCAGGTTGCTATAACATACCGTATGATGTAGTTAGGTGATGCGGAAAAAACTAATCCAGGTGTTATAAGATCTGATATGACTCAGCAACTGTCTCACACCCGGTATCAGGACAGGACAGGCAGCATTCCATTCCATGTACTGacacctgtaggtcaggtgataCAAAAAGGAAGATGTGGATCACTAACATAAACATTGATTGGTCAAAATGAGAATGACATTATAAATGGGCCAATGGGGAAAAGTAGGTGGAAGGTGGGTATACTCTAGCCTGACAGTGAACCGAATGACACAAACATGAACGAGATGCCAAGTGAAGACACAAGCGTAACATTTTTGTTTGAATCCCTGagatgacaaggtacaaatctgtcgttttgcagATGAACAGATAGTTAACccagaatttgttctgaactgacttgcctagttaaataaagataaagataaaataaagataaaataaagataaaaataaataaacagaaaaccAGAAAAAAATGACAATATAGGTCGACACTACTTATTTTCTAAAATTTAAATTGTTTTGTGTCATAACCGGATTATAGCTCCCATCCAAACGTTGTGATGAATATATTTGCATGTCATAGTCATCAGTCAACTCCATGACACTCAAAAGTTACTTCAACCAGTGAATGCTAGCGATGGCTAGTTATGCTATATTTGCTACCAGTCTGTCTTAATGAGTGTTAGCATGCTAATAGCATAAGGTACGCAGTAGGTTGATAAAGATGAGCCAAATATGTTGTATGAGACATTTCAAAGAACATTCCCAACTAATGAGAAAACTGCATTTTCTTTTAAGAGAATGAATGTGATTGAACAGGGCAAACTTGGGCAGATTTTTACTGCTGTATTCCATTGACCACAGAAACCTCATGCTGGATGTGCTACAGCATCTGATATCATAAAGATTGTCGTTATGACCAATCCTATTGTATTCCTTGTATTTCTGAAAAATGTTTTACTAGATCAAATGTGTGTATGGTGGCACCTGCTACAGCTTGAGTAATGACAGCACTGGTGTTATCTTGAAAGTGGAAAAGATCTCTGAGTGACACAGCAGTTTAAAGGTACTACCGCCATCTTAGTAGCACTTTACATTACAGCACGGCATAAAGTGGTGGTGACATGGTTACTCACCATCAAAATAATGCTATTGTGAATTACAAAACATTGTTACTATACTATTACCATGTTATTACTGTAATGTCAAGTGCTACCAAGATGGCTGTAAAGCAACACATGTAAAGTGCTACCAAGATGGCGGTAAAGCAACACATGTAAAGTGCTACCAAGATGGCTGTAAAGCAACACATGTAAAGTGCTACCAAGATGGCTGTAAAGCAACACATGTAAAGTGCTACCAAGATGGATGTAAAGCAACACATGTAAAGTGCTACCAAGATGGCTGTAAAGCAACACATGTAAAGTGCTACCAAGATGGCTGTAAAGCAACACATGTAAAGTGCTACCAAGATGGCTGTAAAGCAACACATGTAAAGTGCTACCAAGATGGCTGTAAAGCAACACATGTAAAGTGCTACAGATAATGCATTTTAAACTATTACCACTCAGTACACAGTTATTTTTTATGACAGTATAAATTAACGACTTGTTACATTTATAACTGTTCTTTACGAAGGAAAAAATAGAAACCTGCTCAACCAGAAGGAGGGGGGCTACTCAGTGTTTGTGAGTTCCATTTGTAATAATGATGGATTTGTTTCTCCTTCATGTTTCTCTACAGTAAGAAGAGGCCCCTGTCTAAGGGGAGTGATGTGAACTCTCCCAGCAACACAGACAGTTCTTCTGATAGATGCCCTCCTGAGGAGGATGTGGCTGCTAAATCAACCAGATCCCAGAGTGAGGAGAATGAGAACCACCAATGGTATGACCCATTTGTGCCCTCCCACATTGGGAACAGACAATATTGGCAGTCTTGGCAGATGTGAATTCAGTTGATTAATTCTGTAAGCAGGAAGTCAACCCACTGGGTGTGTTGATGTCATGTTGCTGAATCTACCTGGTTGTAACTCAAGTCTTCATTTAccttggcaaatctgaccataattctatccttctgattcctgcttacaagctcaaatcaaagcaggaagcaccagtgactcgggtcaataaaaaagtggtcagatgaagcagatgctaaactacaggactgttttgctagcacagactggaatatgttccgggattcttccgatggcattgaggagtacaccacatcagtcactgacttTATCAATAAGAGCATCgaagacgtcgtccccacagtgactgtatgtacataaccCAACCAAAAGCCGATGTATGACGTTTAAACAGGTCcaaattcacaaggccgcagggccagacagattaccagaacgtgtaccgcgagcatgtgctgacaaactggcaagtgtcttcactgacattttcaacctcttcctgtccgggtctgtaacaccaacatgtttcaagcagaacacaatagtccctgtacccaagaacactaaggtaacctgcctaaaagactaccgacccatagcactcatgtctgcagccatgaagtgctttgaaaggctggtcactgctcacatcaacacaatcatcccagaaaccctagacccactccgatttgcataccgccccaacagatccacagatgatgccatctcaatcgcactccacactgtcctttcccacctgccctcaaagctcatcactaagctaaggaaccttggactaaacacctccctctgcaactggatcctagacttcctgacgggctgcccccaggtggtaagggtaggtaacaacacatctgccatctGATTGTCAACATGGGGGCCCTTAAGAGGtgcgtactcagtcccctcctgtactccctgttcactcaagaCTGCAcggccatgcacgactccaacaccatcattaagtttgctgatgacacaacagcctgatcaccaacaacaatgagacagcctatagggaggaggtcagagacctgacgtGTGGttaaaggacaacaacctctccctcaacatgatcaagacaaaggagatgattgtggactacaggaaaaggaggaccgagcatgcccccattctcatcgacgaggctgtagtggagcaggttgagagcttcaagttccttggtgtccacatcaccaacaaacaaacatggtccaagcacaccaagacaagagggcaagacaaaacctattccccctaagAAGACTGATaagttttggcatgggtcctcagatcctcaaaaggttttacagctgcaccatcctgacgggttgcatcactgcctggtatggcaactgctcggcctctgaccgcaagacactacagagggtagtgaatacagcccagtacatcaccagggcgaagcttcctgccatccaagacctctataccaggcggtgtcagaggaaggccctaaaaattgtcaaagactccagccaccctagtcatagactgttctctctgctacagcatggtaagcggtaccggagcaccaagtctaggtccaagaggctcctaaatagcttctacctccaagccataagaacagctaatcaaatggctacccagactatttgcattgccccccccccccccgaacactgctgctactctctattattatctatgcaaagtcactttaatatctctacctacatgtacaatttAAGAAACCCCGTTTTAAAAACCAAATATTTACAAATTGTATTTGAAAACATTTTTAAGTATTTCAAACTTAATAAATAGTTTTCAACAACTAATAGTTTGTGACATTGATGGTGAATAACATCATTATATTTCTCTGCAGTAAGAAGAGGCACCTATCACTGTCTGAGGGAGGGGATCCTGATGATGTGAACCCTTCCACCAACACAAACATTTTATCGAACGGAGGGCCTCCTGAGGAGGATATGGATGCCAATTCAACCAGTAAGGGGATTGAGATCCCGCAGAGGTATGACCTACCTTTTCACAACATGCTTATTGGCATCAGGAGACAGAAAGCAATATATTTTGAAATCTTGAAGCTGACATGCAACATTTGACACTGTACCAAAAGTGGACTAATATTAAACATACTAATTGTGGAGGACATGGTCGTTCTATTGTTATACATTTGACGTGTAAATCCGGAGTCCATAGTTATTTTCTGAATCTTTACTAGAAGATTTTACTATCTTTAGCTCTCTTTGACCCCTCACGAACAGGTTACAAATTGCAAAACTAATTTTGCTATTTTCATTCCCCTTACAGAGGAAGCCCCAGTCCTGCAAACATCAACTTTCCAGACCAGTCAATGGACCTCCCAAATCAAGTTGAAAACAAATTACGTGATACATTTTACCTTCTACAAACAAAAGATTGCATTTATCTTAAAATTACATGGGCATTCTTAACTGGTGATGTGTTTGTTGCAATTCCGGAACCTAACAATATAGAGAATATGGAAAACAAACCTCCAATAATTAGTCATACCAAAGAGTTACTTCTTGAGGAAACAAAAATAATGTTGGAAAACGAAGAGCAATTGCAAAATACAACATTTTCTATATATTCGCTCAACTCTCCTTTGCAAATGATAGGTCATAAAATAACAGATTTAGCAGAACTGAACAAGTATGGCATAACAACGATTTTTACGGACTGTCGGACGGAAAACCAAAACATCCCAAATCATTTTGAAAACATTTCTGAATTTCTTGATAAGTTCTACTCATTGCAAACAAAGGGTTGCAAGCAAAAGTTTGATACGCAACATGCATGGGCATTTATAGAGTCACCTTGTGGTGGAGAACCGGTTTTTGTTGGCTTTTTTAAATTAGACGATTGCAAGACGATGggtaaggggaaacatttaaatattcatACCGAAAAGTTACTTCTTGAGGAAGTAAAACAAATATTGAAAAACAATGAGAAATTGCGAAATACTAAATTGTTTATCTATACGCTCAATTCTCCTTGTTTGCAAAATTCCGGTCATGATTCATGCATGGATTTACTGATTAAGGATTCAGCAGAACTGTACAAATCTTATGGTATAAAAACTATTGTTGGATACAGCAAATGGTACGGTTTGACTGGAAAGTTGACAACCTTTGTAGATCCATATATCAGCTCATTCAATCACTTTAATTTGATAATCAGTAGTCCTTCTTATGAAAACTATTGTGACAAATTTGCCATTTTTAACACTGAGTATAACAATAAGAAAAGCCATGACTCTAAATCAAATTTTAAAGACAGAGAACTTACCGAGCAACTTTATATGTCGAGTAAACAATTTCTGCCCAACAACATTTCAGAAGTAGCTTTCAGATTGCAAACTGATAAAGCCATCCATAGGCATGTTACAAAGACATTTAAGTCAATTAGCAATTACCATAAAAAAGATTTGAAAACCGATAAGAAAAGTCTTGACCTACATTTTTCCATACCCCATTTTGGAACTCTTAATCAATTCCAAAAAGTTGGAGAGTATCTAGCTGAAAAATTTGACTTGGTAAAATACATTGGTAATAACTTAGATCGATCTAAAGTAATATTCATAAAATGGTGGACTAAAACAATTGAGGACGAATATACTACTTTTCTTCGAGAAAACATGAATAGATGTCTTAGTGAATATGAACACAGAAGCACAGTCCTCGGTCACATCAAGATTAACACTGCAGAATATTTACAGTTTTGTCACTTACCACTAAGCCCTTTCCACAAACTATTTAATTAATACATGCATCTTATTCATTTGAGGTTGTGAGCTAAAGataatttaatatatatatttgaataaatcaaattgtcacgacttcctccgaagtcggtccctctccttgtttgggcgacgttcggcagtcgacgtcaccagtcttctagccatcgccgatccacctttcattttccatttgttttgtcttgtcttctgttacggatacaggtatcctgagtgtgtatcctgtgtgtgtatttattttcaCTCCTTCTGGTGGCAATCATCATTCCCCAATcagtcatcaatcagaagacacacctcctcctgtttccattacccaatcacatcccctttcccttggtttaaaaccCATTCAGTTGTTTTCTctggagctcaatctctctgtcatgctttctcttgctatctctctctctctctctctttgagctCTCTTTGGTTTTTGCAACTACATGTCACTTTGTCTGTtatcctgtgagtattgttttgttATGGTGTTTGACTGTTTGTTTGATGGTGGGAAAAGGAGGTACCAAGCCAAGTCGCTCATGGGCATACATTACCTGTAGGAATACTTTGTCTAagaacactagttagaactgggcggaccacccgcTGTATTTTTTGGTTAgtcagttagctgtattgaagtaggctagtctagcttaggggtgtttttggatatttgtttctttccttgggtccagctcagccccttttcccacCCCCCTTTACTGTGTGTTTCAAAATAAACCATGAGTGTTTGACGGTaatttagttgtctgtggttTTTCATTCTCACTGTTACTTTTTCACTACTAtactttgcatgagttatgttacgggtctcgttaccatcccccctagactgccgggtcaaagggattcgtaacatcttcccacacacctggtttcaattccatcaattatatgtgtatttaaccctctgttccccacatgtccttgtctggtattgtttattgtaagtgcacgTTATGTCTGGGGTTTTTGTTTTTGTTCACGGTGATTTTATTCATTAAACTGCGCTGTTGGAACACAgtctttgctctcctgcgcctgatttCTCTACCGCTAGTACGCACGCCTTGCACtaattatattggtcacatacacatggtaatgcgagtgtagcgaaatgcttgtgcttctagttccgattaTGCAGTAAATCTACCAGATTCCCaataactaccttatacacacaaatgtaaagggatgaatataatacactatatacatatgatatgagtaatgtaggatatgtaaacattattaaagtgactagttgtcacaccctgaccatagtttgctttgtatgttttgtttggtcagggtgtgatctgagtgggcattctatgttgtgtgtctagtttgtctatttctatgtttggcctgatatggttctcaatcagagacaggtgttagtcattgtctctgattgggaaccatatttaggtagcctgttttgtgttggattttgtgggtggttgtttcctgtctgtgtttgctgcaccagatagggctgtttcgtttttttccacgtttattgttttatgttcatgtttagttttcttattaaaaaactTCAAcaatgctgcgttttggtccgcctctccttcgcaggaagaaagccgttacactaGTGACACATTTAATGTTTTTTtcaccccaatttcgtggtatccaattggtagtagttagtattgtctcatcactgcaactccagtatggactcgggagaggcgaaggtcgagagccatgcgtcctccgaaacacaatccaaccaagctgcactgcttcttgacacactgcccatccaacccggaagccagcagcaccaatgtgtatAGCAACaacctacagtagcagtgtggtggcaacaacctacatcagcctacagtagcagtgtggtggcaacaacctacatcagcctacagtagcagtgtggtaacaacctacatcagtctacagtagcagtgtgatggtaacaacctacatcagcctacagtagcagtgtggtaacaacctacatcagtctacagtagcagtgtgatggtaacaacctacatcagcctacagtagcagtgtgatgGTAACAAtctacatcagcctacagtagcagtgtgatgGTGACAACCTACATCAGTCTACAGTAGAAATGTGGTGTATCAACCAACATTggcctacagtagcagtgtgatgGTAACAAtctacatcagcctacagtatcagtgtgatggtaacaacctacatcagcctgCAGTATCAGTGTGAAggtaacaacctacatcagcctacagtaaCAGTGTGATGGTAACAAtctacatcagcctacagtatCAGTGTGGTGTAACAAactacatcagcctacagtagcagtgtggtaacaacctacatcagtctacagtagcagtgtgaGGTTAACaacctacagtagcagtgtgatggcaacaacctacatcagcctacagtagcagtgtgatcGTGACAACCTACATCAGTCTACAGTAGAAATGTGGTGTAACAACCAACATTGGCCTCCAGTAGCAGTGTGATGGTAACAATCTACATCAGTCTACAGTAGCATTGTGATGGTAACAAtctacatcagcctacagtagcagtgtgatgGTAACAATCTACATcagtctacagtagcagtgtgatggtaacaacctacatcagcctacagtagtagtgtggtggtaacaacctacatcagcctacagtagtagtgtggtaacaacctacatcagcctacagtagcagtgtggtgtaacaacctacatcagcctacagtagcagtgtggtaacaacctacatcagcctacaATAGCAGTGTGGTAACAACTTACATcagtctacagtagcagtgtgaGGTTAACaacctacagtagcagtgtgatggtaacaacctacatcagtctacagtagcagtgtgatggtaacaacctacatcagcctacagtagtactgtggtaacaacctacatcagcctacagtagcagtgtggtggtaacaacctacatcagtctacagtagtactgtggtggtaacaacctacatcagACTACAGAATTAGTGTGgtggtaacaacctacatcaACCTACAGTAGCAGGgtggtaacaacctacatcagcctacagtagcagtgtggtgtGACAACatacatcagcctacagtagtagtgtggtggtaacaacctacatcagcctacagtagcagtgtggtaaCAACCgacatcagcctacagtagcagtgtggtaacaacctacatcagcctacaTTAGCAGTgtggtaacaacctacatcagcctacagtatCAGTGTGGtgtaacaacctacatcagcctacagtagcagtgtggtggtaacaacctacatcagcctacagtagtagtgtggTGGTAACAACCTATATCAGTCTACAGTAGTAGTGTGgtggtaacaacctacatcagcctacagtagcagtgtgatggtaacaacctacatcagtctacagtagcagtgtCGTGCaaacaacctacatcagcctacagtagcagtgtgataGTGACAACCTACATCAGTCTACAGTAGAAATGTGGTGTAACAACCAACATTggcctacagtagcagtgtgatgGTAACAAtctacatcagcctacagtagcagtgtgatgGTAACAAtctacatcagcctacagtatCAGTGTGGtgtaacaacctacatcagcctacagtagcagtgtggtaacaacctacatcagcctacaATAGCAGTgtggtaacaacctacatcagtctacagtagcagtgtgatggtaacaacctacatcagcctacagtagcagtgtggtgaCAACCTACATcagtctacagtagcagtgtgatggtaacaacctacatcagcctacagtagcagtgtgatgGTGACAACCTACATCAGTCTACAGGAGAAATGTGGTGTAACAACCAACATTGGCCTCCAGTAGCAGTgtggtaacaacctacatcagcctacagtagcagtgtggtgtaacaacctacatcagcctacagtagcagtgtggtaacaacctacatcagcctacaATAGCAGTGTGGTAACAACTTACATcagtctacagtagcagtgtgaGGTTAACaacctacagtagcagtgtgatggtaacaacctacatcagtctacagtagcagtgtgatggtaacaacctacatcagcctacagtagtactgtggtaacaacctacatcagcctacagtagcagtgtggtggtaacaacctacatcagtctacagtagtactgtggtggtaacaacctacatcagactacagtagtagtgtggtggtaacaacctacatcaacctacagtagcagtgtggtaacaacctacatcagcctacagtagcagtgtggtgtGACAACatacatcagcctacagtagtagtgtggtggtaacaacctacatcagcctacagtagcagtgtggtaaCAACCgacatcagcctacagtagcagtgtggtaacaacctacatcagcctacaTTAGCAGTGTGataacaacctacatcagcctacagtatCAGTGTGGtgtaacaacctacatcagcctacagtagcagtgtggtggtaacaacctacatcagcctacagtagtagtgtggTGGTAACA
The Oncorhynchus mykiss isolate Arlee chromosome 31, USDA_OmykA_1.1, whole genome shotgun sequence genome window above contains:
- the LOC110504798 gene encoding uncharacterized protein LOC110504798; the encoded protein is MAVKQHIKKRPLSKGSDVNSPSNTDSSSDRCPPEEDVAAKSTRSQSEENENHQCKKRHLSLSEGGDPDDVNPSTNTNILSNGGPPEEDMDANSTSKGIEIPQRGSPSPANINFPDQSMDLPNQVENKLRDTFYLLQTKDCIYLKITWAFLTGDVFVAIPEPNNIENMENKPPIISHTKELLLEETKIMLENEEQLQNTTFSIYSLNSPLQMIGHKITDLAELNKYGITTIFTDCRTENQNIPNHFENISEFLDKFYSLQTKGCKQKFDTQHAWAFIESPCGGEPVFVGFFKLDDCKTMGKGKHLNIHTEKLLLEEVKQILKNNEKLRNTKLFIYTLNSPCLQNSGHDSCMDLLIKDSAELYKSYGIKTIVGYSKWYGLTGKLTTFVDPYISSFNHFNLIISSPSYENYCDKFAIFNTEYNNKKSHDSKSNFKDRELTEQLYMSSKQFLPNNISEVAFRLQTDKAIHRHVTKTFKSISNYHKKDLKTDKKSLDLHFSIPHFGTLNQFQKVGEYLAEKFDLVKYIGNNLDRSKVIFIKWWTKTIEDEYTTFLRENMNRCLSEYEHRSTVLGHIKINTAEYLQFCHLPLSPFHKLFN